CGGTCGTCAATATGCTTATACTGGCCACACTTGGTGTTATCGTATTTATGGGCTTTGGTTTTATTATTTCGGGTATTGCCAAAAGCGAAAGCATGGTACCTCCAATATCGAACATCGTTACTTTACCACAGTTTTTACTTTCGGGAACATTTTTTTCTATAGAAGCTTTTCCAAGCTGGTTACAACCCATTAGCCGGGCCTTACCGCTTACCTATTTAAACGATGCCATGCGTAAGGTAGCCTTTGAAGGTTTAGGTTTGTGGGATGTTAAATTCCAGATTATGATCCTATTAATTTGGGGTATTGGCATTTACGCAGTAGCGGTAAAAGTATTTAAGTGGGAATAAGCACTTTAAAAACATTTTGAAATGATAACGTATACGTTATCATTTTTTTTTGGAGAAAAATTTAGTATCGGATATGTTTATTTTTAAGTCTAACCGATAATTATTACCTTTGGGAATGTGGGATTTTGATTTAAGCGATTTAGAAGAGCTATTACCGCAAATAGAAAGGTTATACGAAAAAAAGGCCAAGTTAGAAACTTCAAGGCCATTGCCTAATAGTGCCCTACACCGTATCAAAGAAGACCTTACCCTAGAGTGGACTTATAACTCGAACAGCATAGAAGGAAACACCCTAAGCCTGAAAGAAACCCAAATGGTTTTACAAGAAGGCATGACCGTTAAAGGCAAATCGTTACGAGAACATTTTGAAGCCTATAATCACGAAAAAGCTATTGATTACCTCTACACCTTAGTTAATAAAAACTATACGCTCAGAAGTATTGATATTTTATCGCTTCATGGCCTAGTGCTTAGAAGCATTGAAGATGAATATGCGGGCCGTTTAAGAAATGGCGGTGTGCGCATTGTAGGCGCAAACTTTACACCACCCAATGCCAATAAGGTTTCTGATTTATTAGATCAATTAATCAGCTTTGTAAATGATAACCCATTGGGCTTAAATGATATTCTATTATCTAGTATTTTCCATCATAAACTCGTTTGGATCCATCCTTTTTTTGATGGGAATGGGCGTACCGTGAGGCTTGCCATGAATTTACTACTCATGCGAAATGGCTTCCCCCCTGCTATTATCCTTAAAAATGACAGAAAGAAATACTACGAAGCACTTAACCAAGCTAATAAAGGCAATTACCATAAACTTTGCTTATTAATGTTACAGGCCTTAGAGCGTTCGTTAAATATCTATGTAAATGCATTGCCTGGAAACAATTATGGCGATTATGAACCAATATCAAATATCGTTTCTGAGCCTGATGTTCCCTATGGCCAAGAGTATGTGAGCCTATTGGCCAGACAGGGCAAAATAGATGCCTACAAAGAAGGCAGAGATTGGCTTACTACAAAGTCTGCGGTACAAAGCTATATCAAAACACGCAAAAGAAAACGTTAACCTTTTTTAACTTTTCGGTGGATGGTATTGACGTAATTTTATCGAAAAAATTTAATGAAAAGTTTGATCATCTTTTGTGGTATTTTACTTATTGCCAATACTTCGGAAGCACAGTTTAAATTCTTGGCAAACAACAGCTCTGACCAATACAAGGCTAAAATTTTTGTTGATAAATGTGAAGGGAATGCCTGTAGTGGGAAAGCCACGATTATTATTTACGATATGGCCACAGACAGAGAAATAGATACTTTCCACTCCGAAGACCTAGATTTTAGCTTAACTGAAACTCAAAATGCTAAACTTGGATGGCTGGAACTTGGCAAATACCAAACACCATTAATTTTTGGCGATTTTAATTTTGACGGCTTTGAAGATCTTGCCATCAGAAATGGTAATAATGGTGCTTATGCCAGCCCATCATACCAGGTTTATTTATCATCAAAAGAAAACAAATTCCTGCTTAGCAAGGAACTCACCAAACTGGCCAGCGAAAACCTGGGCATGTTTGATATTGATAAAAAAACAAGGCAAATTGCCATCCATCAAAAAGATGGCTGTTGTTTTGATAAAACCATCAATTACAAATTTGATGCAAAAAATGCATTATACGAAGACTCATCGGTAATTGAAGATTCGAGCATCGCCGATAACGTTACGGTGATTACTCAGAAACTGGTTGATGGAAAAATAAAAAGAACCGTGCAAAAATTCAAGATCAAAGATTATTACAATCAATAATAAGAATTCACCAAGCACAGTTTAACACGGATTTCTGCCTTCGTTACCTTTTTATTTTAGCCGTAGCGTCTCGATACGACATACCAATAGTTTGTTTTTTTAGTCTTTTAATGGGATCCTAAGACCAGATTGTGATGTTATTACTGAGGGTCTATATCGCAGGAAAGATGCTGAAATAAATTCAGCATGACGATCGCGGTCTATGCAGCTCAATAAACTTAAAGGGCTGCTTTTACCAAAAATGGCAGTATTTCTTTCTGGAAACTTACAAAGTTTTTACGAACATCCGAATCGCTAACCGAAGTAAATGCAAAAGAAAACACAATGCTTTTACTTGCTTTTAATAAAAAGGCCAATCCTTCTCTTCTTGCAGGATTATTCTTAAAGTTATCCAATTGCAGATAGGCGGCTAATAATAAGGCCTCAAGCTGATCTGATAAATGTTTTAAAAACTCCTGCGAATTTGCATTTTCACGAACAAAATCCCAGCCGATAAATTCGTTACACGCGGTAAATGATAAGCGGCTTGTTTTCATTACCAGTGCTTTTAAGTGCTCTTCTTCTGAAGTGTAACTTACTTTATTGTGCAATATTTCATAAAGGTTTTGATCCAGGTAATCCATCAGGATACCATCTAAAACCTGTTCCTTACTCTCAAAATATTTGTAAATTGTAGCTTTAGCTATACGGGCCTTTTTTGCAATTTCGTTTACACTGGTTTTATGGTAACCGTATTTTCTAAATAGTTCTTTGGCAGCCTTTTTTACTGTTTCTTTTATTTTTTCAGCTTCCATTTTAATTGCTTACGTGTATTAGTGTGTTGCCTTGCAAAGAAACATTATATGCTTTTAAGCTTCTTTCTGCTGGTGCTTTTTGTGGACTACCATCAAGCAGTAAAAATTTCGCTCCAGAACAAGGGTCAGTTGCAGTAAAACCACCTTCATCAGGAGTAACCTTGCAAATTTTCTCTGGGTTTACAGTACTGCAGCGATCGAAACAAACATATCCAAAATCAGTTTTTACAATAAGTAATCCACCAACTCCTTTATCTGGAACCACCAAAACTGTATTATTAATGGCTTTCAGGCTAAATTCGGTTATGGTTACATTATAATTTACAGCCACATCAGGAATGTAACCTCCATCTTTACCGCAACCTGTAACAATTAGCAGTACAAACAATATGCTATATAGGTATTTCATCATTAAATTAAAGCAGATTTAAATTGCTTTAAGAAACGTGCATCATTCTCAGAGAATAAGCGCAAATCTTTAATTACGTATTTCAGATTGGCAATACGTTCTATTCCCATTCCAAATGCAAAACCACTATATTTTTTTGAATCAATACCGCAGTTTTCCAAAACATTTGGATCTACCATACCGCAACCCAAAATTTCTACCCAACCACTGTATTTACAAAACTGGCAGCCAGCACCTTTACAAATGGTACAAGAAATATCCATCTCTGCAGATGGTTCGGTAAAAGGGAAATATGATGGACGGAAACGCACTTTTGTACCTTCTCCGTATAACTCCTGAACGAAATAAAACAAGGTCTGCTTTAAATCGGCAAATGAAACATTTTCATCAACATACAAACCTTCCACTTGGTGGAAAAAGCAGTGGGCACGGGCAGAAATGGCTTCGTTACGGTAAACACGGCCTGGCATAATTGCCCTGAATGGCGGCTGGCCCTGTTCCATCATACGTACCTGTACCGAAGAAGTATGCGTACGTAAGGCAATATCGCCTTTTTCTCCACCTTTTTTTATGAAGAAAGTATCTTGCATATCTCTTGCAGGATGCTCTTCAGGGAAGTTTAGTGCCGAAAAGTTATGCCAATCATCTTCAATTTCAGGACCTTCAGCTACGGTAAAACCTAGTTTAGCAAAAATCTCTACGATTTCTCTCCGTACTAAGGCTAAAGGATGGCGTGAGCCAATCTCGAAACCTTCGCCAGGTAAAGTTAAATCTTGTTGCGTGTTTTCAGTTTTTGCTTCAGAATTTTCAGTAGATTCTTTTAAGGTGAGGTATTTTGATTCAGCAAGTTGCTTAAACTCATTTAAAACCTTACCTAACGACCTTTTTTCTTCAACAGAAACCGATTTGAATTCGTCGAAAATTTCTTTGATTATACCTTTGCTCCCTAAATATTTAATACGGAATTGCTCTAACTCGTCTGCTTTTTCAGTTACGAAAGCATTAATTTTATCGGTATACTGTGCTATTTTATCCTGTAACATGGCTTCAAATATACGGCAAATTATCCAATAATTTTAGGGTTGGTGAGTTCAAATAATCTGTTTACAATACCATTATAAAAGAAAATGAACCCATAAACAACAAAAGCCGCTTAAGCGGCTTTTGTTGTAATCGTAAATCTATGGGTTTTAAATTACCCCCAATTCTTTACCTACTTTGGTAAATGCGGCAATCGCTTTATCTAAGTGATGTTGCTCATGTCCGGCTGATAACTGCACACGAATTCTCGCTTTGCCCTGTGGCACAACTGGATAAAAGAACCCGATTACATAAATACCCTCTTCTAACATTTTAGCAGCGAACTGCTGTGCAATTTTAGCATCATACAACATTACTGGAACAATTGGATGGAAACCTGGTTTAATATCGAAACCAGCCTCGGTCATTTTTTCACGGAAATATTTGGTATTGTTTTCCAATTTATCTCTTAACGATGTGGTTTCGCTTAACATATCCAATACCGCAATAGATGCACCTGCAATTGCTGGCGCTAAGGTATTAGAGAATAAATATGGACGTGAACGTTGGCGTAACATATCGATAATTTCTTTTTTGCCAGAGGTAAAACCACCAGATGCACCACCTAAAGCTTTACCCAAAGTACCGGTAATAATATCGATACGGTCGATCACATTGAAATGCTCGTGTGTTCCGCGGCCATTTTTACCGATAAAACCTGTACAATGCGATTCATCGATCATAATCAAGGCTTCGTATTTATCAGCCAGATCTGCAATTTTATCCAGCGGAGCAACCGACCCATCCATAGAGAAAGCACCATCAGTAACAATAATTCTATGTCTGCAATCTTTGGCAGCAATTAACTGTTTTTCCAGATCTTCCATATCTGCATTTTTATAACGGAAACGTTGTGCTTTACACAATCTAACACCGTCGATAATTGATGCGTGATTTAACTCATCAGAAATAATAGCATCTTCTGCATTAAACAATGGTTCGAAAACCCCACCATTTGCATCAAATGCGGCAGCATATAAAATGGTATCCTCCGTACCTAAAAATTTAGAAATCTTAGCTTCCAGTTCTTTGTGCACATCTTGTGTTCCACAGATAAAACGCACTGAAGACATTCCATAGCCATGATCGTCGATTGCTTTCTTAGCTGCTTCTATCACTTTTGGATGAGAAGAAAGACCTAAATAATTATTTGCACAAAAGTTGACTACTTCAGCACCACCACTTACTTTAATGTCGGCACCCTGAGGTGTAATAATTATACGTTCGCGTTTAAATAATCCAGCGTTTTCGATTTCTTCAAGTTCTTTTTGAAGAACAGGTTGTAATGTTTTATACATGGCCTTTTTATATGGTTGATTTTGGGTCCAAAGTTATAAAAAAAAGTCTTTTCAGACCTAAAAACGCAATTTCCATCATAAACCTTACAGACAAACGTTTGATCGGCAAACTAATTGATGTTATGCATTTTATTATTATTATAAAACATTGTACCATCACTATTTTTTTTCGATCTTAACAAACTTTAACATGTAACTATGTGTATAGTGTTAAAAGATATTCGATATTTAGAGCATACTAATTAATTATGATAAGAATTTGCGCACTCCTGTTTTTTTGTGGCTTTACCAATATTATTTTTGCTCAACAATCTACCGTTACAGGTGTAGTTAAAGATAATAGCGGTCAGCCTATTCCGTTCGCCTCAGTTTATTTAAAAAATACAACTAGTGGAACATCTGCAAATATTGATGGAAAATACTCCATGAAGTTAAAAAACGGTGAATATACTTTGAGTTTTAGGGCTGTAGGCTATAAACAGCAAGATCATATCATTAACCTTTCGGCAGATCAATCGCTTAACGTAACATTAACATCAGAAAGTTATACTTTAGAAAACGTAAATATAAGGGCAAATGCTGAGGACCCGGCTTATGCCATTATCCGCAAGGCTATTAAACAGAGAAAAACACATTTAAATGAGGTGAAGGAATTTAGTTGTGATGTTTATATCAAAGGTGTGCAACGTTTAAGGGGTGCCCCTAAAAAGTTCTTTGGTCGGGATATCCAAAAAGTTTTAGAACTCGATACCAATAGAAAAGGCATCATTTATTTATCAGAATCGCAAAGCAAGTTCAATTTCAAAAGGCCCAACGAGGTGCATGAAGAAATGATTTCATCAAAAGTTGCAGGCAGAAACAATTCATTTAGTTTTAACAAAGCTTCTGATTTAATTATTAATTTTTATGACAATTATCTACTTGAAAACAAA
The nucleotide sequence above comes from Pedobacter riviphilus. Encoded proteins:
- the pheS gene encoding phenylalanine--tRNA ligase subunit alpha; amino-acid sequence: MLQDKIAQYTDKINAFVTEKADELEQFRIKYLGSKGIIKEIFDEFKSVSVEEKRSLGKVLNEFKQLAESKYLTLKESTENSEAKTENTQQDLTLPGEGFEIGSRHPLALVRREIVEIFAKLGFTVAEGPEIEDDWHNFSALNFPEEHPARDMQDTFFIKKGGEKGDIALRTHTSSVQVRMMEQGQPPFRAIMPGRVYRNEAISARAHCFFHQVEGLYVDENVSFADLKQTLFYFVQELYGEGTKVRFRPSYFPFTEPSAEMDISCTICKGAGCQFCKYSGWVEILGCGMVDPNVLENCGIDSKKYSGFAFGMGIERIANLKYVIKDLRLFSENDARFLKQFKSALI
- a CDS encoding TetR/AcrR family transcriptional regulator; amino-acid sequence: MEAEKIKETVKKAAKELFRKYGYHKTSVNEIAKKARIAKATIYKYFESKEQVLDGILMDYLDQNLYEILHNKVSYTSEEEHLKALVMKTSRLSFTACNEFIGWDFVRENANSQEFLKHLSDQLEALLLAAYLQLDNFKNNPARREGLAFLLKASKSIVFSFAFTSVSDSDVRKNFVSFQKEILPFLVKAAL
- the kbl gene encoding glycine C-acetyltransferase, producing MYKTLQPVLQKELEEIENAGLFKRERIIITPQGADIKVSGGAEVVNFCANNYLGLSSHPKVIEAAKKAIDDHGYGMSSVRFICGTQDVHKELEAKISKFLGTEDTILYAAAFDANGGVFEPLFNAEDAIISDELNHASIIDGVRLCKAQRFRYKNADMEDLEKQLIAAKDCRHRIIVTDGAFSMDGSVAPLDKIADLADKYEALIMIDESHCTGFIGKNGRGTHEHFNVIDRIDIITGTLGKALGGASGGFTSGKKEIIDMLRQRSRPYLFSNTLAPAIAGASIAVLDMLSETTSLRDKLENNTKYFREKMTEAGFDIKPGFHPIVPVMLYDAKIAQQFAAKMLEEGIYVIGFFYPVVPQGKARIRVQLSAGHEQHHLDKAIAAFTKVGKELGVI
- a CDS encoding Rieske (2Fe-2S) protein, translated to MMKYLYSILFVLLIVTGCGKDGGYIPDVAVNYNVTITEFSLKAINNTVLVVPDKGVGGLLIVKTDFGYVCFDRCSTVNPEKICKVTPDEGGFTATDPCSGAKFLLLDGSPQKAPAERSLKAYNVSLQGNTLIHVSN
- a CDS encoding Fic family protein translates to MWDFDLSDLEELLPQIERLYEKKAKLETSRPLPNSALHRIKEDLTLEWTYNSNSIEGNTLSLKETQMVLQEGMTVKGKSLREHFEAYNHEKAIDYLYTLVNKNYTLRSIDILSLHGLVLRSIEDEYAGRLRNGGVRIVGANFTPPNANKVSDLLDQLISFVNDNPLGLNDILLSSIFHHKLVWIHPFFDGNGRTVRLAMNLLLMRNGFPPAIILKNDRKKYYEALNQANKGNYHKLCLLMLQALERSLNIYVNALPGNNYGDYEPISNIVSEPDVPYGQEYVSLLARQGKIDAYKEGRDWLTTKSAVQSYIKTRKRKR
- a CDS encoding FG-GAP repeat protein; the protein is MKSLIIFCGILLIANTSEAQFKFLANNSSDQYKAKIFVDKCEGNACSGKATIIIYDMATDREIDTFHSEDLDFSLTETQNAKLGWLELGKYQTPLIFGDFNFDGFEDLAIRNGNNGAYASPSYQVYLSSKENKFLLSKELTKLASENLGMFDIDKKTRQIAIHQKDGCCFDKTINYKFDAKNALYEDSSVIEDSSIADNVTVITQKLVDGKIKRTVQKFKIKDYYNQ